From the Pangasianodon hypophthalmus isolate fPanHyp1 chromosome 17, fPanHyp1.pri, whole genome shotgun sequence genome, one window contains:
- the nfil3 gene encoding nuclear factor interleukin-3-regulated protein, producing MQAIKKEPSYSGDDDLVLAMALQGTDRDLINQKLSGMPFKGKPNTCRRKREFIPDEKKDTLYWERRRKNNEAAKRSREKRRLNDMVLESKLMALGEENASLKAELLSLKLKFGLLSSAAYAQEVQKISTSTNTLYQEFAPPNGVKGSYPREAEPSCLSSSCISVIKHSPHSTLSDGSDSSTMNTCRTPEIIKQEPLENGNYSRDRASPYELYRNYLNSPFPGGYSQPNPFLQLTRSSSNSPRTSDGDDGTVSKSSDGEDEQQVPKGLAPSNADQKSVIVSAVKVPDANASALPHKLRIKARAIQIKVEAIDPDYDSSGKFTSPIDMSARACYQMGQGSTPEYTQSSLSPLSLQVNNVQDWIQQPEYWHKDQTEAPPNGYKNRLCPDSPGPVTNKLVVDLKDGCYAISESENLYLKKGIADLSAEVASLKKLIATRQGSVIESTKSTTEHDLVSKGCYSN from the coding sequence ATGCAGGCCATTAAGAAAGAGCCGTCCTACAGTGGAGACGACGACCTGGTCTTAGCCATGGCTCTGCAAGGCACAGACAGAGACTTGATCAATCAGAAACTGTCCGGCATGCCCTTCAAGGGCAAACCAAACACATGCCGCAGAAAGCGGGAGTTTATCCCGGATGAGAAAAAGGACACGTTGTACTGGGAGCGGAGACGCAAGAACAACGAGGCGGCAAAACGCTCACGGGAGAAGCGGCGGCTCAATGACATGGTGCTAGAGAGCAAGCTGATGGCGTTGGGTGAGGAGAATGCTTCACTCAAAGCTGAGCTTCTGTCCCTCAAGCTGAAGTTCGGCCTTTTGAGCTCGGCTGCCTATGCTCAGGAGGTACAGAAGATCTCCACCTCTACGAACACCTTGTACCAGGAATTTGCGCCCCCTAATGGTGTCAAAGGCTCCTACCCCAGAGAGGCTGAGCCTTCATGCCTGAGCAGTAGCTGCATATCAGTGATCAAGCACTCACCTCACAGCACCTTATCAGATGGATCTGACTCAAGCACTATGAACACATGCAGGACACCGGAAATCATCAAGCAAGAGCCATTAGAGAATGGCAACTACTCCAGAGACCGAGCCAGTCCGTATGAACTGTACAGAAATTACCTGAATAGTCCTTTCCCTGGAGGCTACTCCCAGCCAAATCCATTCCTGCAGCTCACCAGGTCATCAAGTAACTCGCCCCGGACCTCTGACGGTGACGATGGGACCGTGAGCAAGTCATCAGATGGGGAAGACGAACAGCAGGTCCCCAAAGGTCTGGCACCGTCCAATGCTGACCAAAAAAGCGTGATAGTCTCTGCTGTAAAGGTGCCAGATGCCAATGCTTCAGCTCTGCCCCACAAGCTGCGCATCAAAGCCCGGGCCATCCAGATCAAAGTAGAGGCTATCGATCCTGACTACGACTCATCTGGGAAGTTCACTTCCCCCATCGACATGTCTGCACGGGCATGCTACCAGATGGGTCAGGGATCTACACCTGAATACACCCAGTCATCACTTAGCCCGCTCTCCCTGCAGGTGAACAACGTACAGGACTGGATCCAACAACCCGAGTACTGGCACAAAGACCAAACAGAGGCTCCGCCAAATGGCTACAAGAACAGACTTTGCCCCGACTCACCTGGGCCTGTGACTAACAAACTGGTTGTAGACCTTAAGGATGGCTGCTATGCCATCTCAGAGTCTGAGAACTTGTACTTGAAAAAAGGCATCGCCGACCTGTCGGCAGAAGTGGCCTCCCTGAAAAAGTTGATTGCAACACGGCAGGGTTCTGTTATCGAGTCCACCAAAAGCACTACTGAACATGACTTGGTATCGAAAGGATGTTATTCAAACTGA